AGGAACATAGTGAAAGCTTTGTCTTTCTAAATTACAGTTTGTATGCATGTCATTAATGCCAGTGCATCTTGGTTAGAGAATGACTGCAGTAATATACCCAATCCAGCACTTCACACGTGTTTCTGTTTTAAGGCATACCCACTTTAGGtttgtattttaaaagaatacataaaaaatatatagttcATTATTATGATCAACATATAAGTTTTGGAATGGAACAATTTTGAAGGATACCCAGATTTAGTCCTGGCCTCTCCATGGTGGAAAAAGGTagtctagattttggaacaagcATGCTTTTAGGCTCATGGACATTTTTAAGATTGACTACTTCTAAATATGGTATTGAATGACATGTAGTTTTTCAATACTTGGTAGTAATGAAGCAATCTGGTCAGtataataaaagtaatgaaTTTCCTAATAACACTAGAACTAGCAAGGTTGCAAAATCCATGAGATTTGTTTTAATGGATGACCAAGTATACTAAAGTGGAAGACCTGAGATTCTGTGGAGGACTATAATTTTAGACCCAGTTTGTAAACAGCAAGGAACAGTGGCTTTTAAGGCCTGGAATCCATCGACAAATGGTTTTGAATCACAGTGTTGTTGCACAGTAAAAAGCACAATTCATACCCAGCAATGAAAAGTCACATTCATGCAATGACAGTCAGTATAACCATTGAAAATGCTTTCTTTACCTGCCTAGTCTATAGCCTCTGCCAGTAAAGGGAAGAAATGTCTTCTTCTTTGGAACATAGATTTCATCCTTCATGTCCTCCACATTCACCTCCAGCTCCTCATCCTCTGCTCTCCCCTCCAGCTCCAAAGGCAGTTCCCTGCAAAAAGATGTTCTTGCTGAGTACACTGGAGAGGATGCTTGGAGATGTGCTTTAGTTTAAATACTATGGATACGGCATATTTTGTTACACTCGCTGTGTCTGCCTTTGtgcttatttgtattattagtttactatttattttttagggttcaatgatttggggaaaatatcttcAAAAAAGGCCTTTTTTTGCACCAGAAATGCAGAgcacatacatttttttgggACTGGATGCTGAATGTAGTTCCCAACCTCTGTgcttttagtgtttagtgtttcccCACATACAATGTTTTAAGACAATGTTGAATAATGTAAGATGcaattaaaattgcagctcCTGCGATTTGAAAAATTGCACTCTTTTAAATTGTGATTtggatattaaaaaataaattatttagttCTATTATTTTCAGTACTGTCAACTTATGTatgcacattttcaaatgtatgcacctcttaaaaatacaaattccTAGTATGCATATTATAGTAGGCCAACAAAGTGATTCTGATGACGCATTTACCATGAATGCTGTCACATATAGTTGCAGTACAGGTCTTACCCTCGTTTAATAGCTTCAAGGAACTCCTGGTTCTCTTCCAAGGTGTAGCTGCGCAAATCCTCATCATTCACAGTGAAGCCATCTTTCCACAGTCTCACAACAATCTCCACCTGCATTACGAATAGCAATTGAGCACAGCAATCTTGAAGTCAAGACAATAGATGTTTTTCACTTCAACATGTATAGTCACAAGCAGCATGGCTTTGAATTTTGAAGCTGCCAAAATGGTTTGAGAACTATAAATTACTGAACCTTCTTGCCACCCGTGGAGACACTCCCAATCTTCTCCACTTCATCCAGAAGATCCTCCACAGAGAAACTGGGTCTCATGGGGGTCTCCTCCTCCTCGTCATCATCATTCTGAGCACCATCACACCTAAGAGCTCATTACACGGTAAGGGTAATGATGGTGAGACCATAAAGTAGGACTTTGAGAAACATGTACTACATGTCCAAATGTCTCTAGACACCTCTGTATCCAATATTTCTCCTGAAATTAAAGTGGATCTTCAGCAATTTTTCAATTTGCAATCTGAATAATTCAACCATTAAGGAGTGTGTAAATGGTCAATCagtgtggtctgatgtgaaatactgCATTCTAAAGgaacacctgattcaactcatcagctagtAACCAAGTTTAGTTGCCGTTCTAGAGCAGATAAAtcactaaactgtgctggacccTGTCCTTTAGTTGCTCCCCCCTAGTTGATCGTTTTTAAAAGCTGAAAATGCACATGGCAATATGCCAGGCTTTGACTGTGCACCAAGCCATTACATtatgttgcctgatgtctgagacattgttttacaactTAGAAGCTGGCTTCCAGGCGAGGAACAGGCCCCCACACAGCTATGCCCCTGCTTCAACTTATCCCAAATGTATTCATTactgctccatcactccagataatacagttccactgctccacagcccaatgctggtgGGATTTATACCTCTCTAGTTGATGCTTGGCATTAGGCGTGGTGATTTAAGCTCATGTGTGACCGTTCCAGAATGTCCTGctctattggcaatgctttcTGTGGAGATTAAGCTGCGTGTGTGCATTTAAACATGTCTG
This genomic interval from Pygocentrus nattereri isolate fPygNat1 chromosome 4, fPygNat1.pri, whole genome shotgun sequence contains the following:
- the ubxn2a gene encoding UBX domain-containing protein 2A isoform X2, with product MAHALRCDGAQNDDDEEEETPMRPSFSVEDLLDEVEKIGSVSTGGKKVEIVVRLWKDGFTVNDEDLRSYTLEENQEFLEAIKRGELPLELEGRAEDEELEVNVEDMKDEIYVPKKKTFLPFTGRGYRLGSVAPRVVARSRSIHEDCSGPAVPPVPLDENLPITSLQIWLADGRRLVQRFNLSHRISDVQDFVEKAQTTSSPFILTTSLPFRELTEGDLSLEEADLTNAVIVQRPLNKQAPFGHS